CGACCGCGCCGCCCGGCAGGGCGTAGCTGCGCCCCGCCGCCTCGACCAGGAGCAGGCTGCGCCGGGCCGCCGACAGGGGCAGGCTGAAGACCAAGGCCGTCCCTGCCGGCGCGCGCGCCTCCAGGCGCACGGTGCCGAGCAGCTGGCGGGCGGCATCCGCCGCCACGGAGAGGCCGTAGCCACGCCCCGACAGCGTATCGACCGCCTCCGCGGTGGAGAAGCCGGCCTCGAAGACGAGGCGCAGCAGGGATTCGGGATCGGCGGGCGCGTCCGGGGCCAGGAGATCGCGTTCCCGAGCGGCGGCCTCGATCCGGGCCAGATTCGGACCGGGCCCGTCATCCGACACCGTGACCTGGAGGCGGGAGCCGCGCACCGCGATCTCCAGCCGGAGGCCCAGCACCTCGGGCTTGCCGGCGGCGCGGCGCACCTCCGGTGGCTCCCAGCCATGGCTCAGCGCATTGCGCAGGGCGTGGAGAAGCGGGTCCTTCAGGACCTGAAGCGTGCCGCGCTCCACCGGCAGGTCGAGGCCGCGCAGGTCGATGTCGACCTCGCGGCCCTGCTCCCGGGCGGTCTCGCGGAGCGACCGGGCGAGGGGCGCCAGGACCGTCTCCGCCGGGACCAGGGCGAGCCGCTCCGCCGCGGAGCGGACCCGGGCGGCGGCGCCCTCCAGGGCGCTGGTGGCCGTGGTCTGGCGCCGGGACAGGTCGGTAATCTCGCGGGCGAAGCTGCCGACGCGGGCCGCGAAACTGCGCCATTCGGGCCGCGCCGCGTCGGCCCCGGCGGCGAGGGCCTCGGCGCCGGTGCGTAGGTCCCGGGCCAGGCGGGCGAGGCGGGCGAGGCCTTCGGCGGCCGGGGCGTGGCCCGCGAGGGTGCTGGCGAGGTCGTGGGTCGCCCGCGCCAGCGCCTCCACGGCCTCCCCTGGCACGCGCAGGAACGCCGTGCCGGGATCGGCCGGCTCGGCCTGCGGCTTCGGGGGAGACGCGTCGGGCGACGCCGGGGCGGTATCCGGCGCCGGCGGCCGCGCAGCTGCGGGGTCCGAGGTCTGGGGAGCCGGCGCGGGCGGGGCAGGCAGTTCCGTGACGGAGGCGGCCTGCGGCGCGGCGCCCGGTAGACCGAGGAGGCGCCCGAGGGCGTCCAGCGCGTCCGCGGGCATCTCCGGTCCGGCCCCGCCCTTGAGGCCGGCGACGTACGCCTCGACCCGGTCGAGGGCGAGGTGGACGGCGTTGGCCGCCTCCCGGTCCAGGGCGGTGGCGCCGGTCCGGACGCCCTCGAACAAAGTCTCCAAGCGGTGGGCGACCGCCTCGACGGCGGGCAGATCGACGGCGCGGGACGCCCCCTTCAGCGAGTGGGCGCGGCGGAAGACGTCGTTCCAGTCCGGATGAGTGCTTCCGAGCGCCGCCCGGATCGCCGCGACGTGCTCCCGGTGCTCGACATCGAAGGCGGCGAGCAGGAGCTGGCGGATATCCTCGGCCAAGACGTGTCCGCCCTCAGTGCCGGTATCGTTCGGCCAGGGCCATGAGGGCCTGGGCGAGTTCGGTGAGGTTGGCGGAGGCCGCCTCCACCTGCCGCGTGCCGGCCGCGGTCTGCTGGCTGGCCTGCCGGATGTTCTGCAGCGCCCCCATCACCTGCTCGATCCCGAGCTGCTGCTGGTTCGTCGAGGCCACGATCTGCTGGAACGTCTGCACGTTCTCCTCCACCCGCGCGGTGATCTCCTCGATCGTGCGCTGCGTCGTGTCCGAGCGCGTCTTGCCCGCCGCCGCCCGCTTCACCGCCTCCTCCGTCAGCATCACCGACGTGTTGATGCCCCGCTGGATCTCGCCCAGCAGACCCCGCACCTGGCCGGTGGCCGCCTTCGCCTGATCGGCCAGAAGCTTCATCTCGGAGGCCACGACCGCAAAGCTCAGGCCGCTCTCGCCGGCCGCCGCCGCCTCGATGGCCGCGTTCAGCGCCAGCAGGTGCGTGCGCTCCGAGATGTCGTTGACCGTCCCGATGATGTCGCCGATCGTCTGGGTCTTCTCCGACAGGCTGACGATGTTGCCGGCCACCGCTTCCGCCTGCTCGCGGATCGCCTCCATCGCCTTGGCCGTGTCGGAGACCGCCCGCAGGCCCTGGCGCGAGGTCTGGGCGGTCGCCTGGGCGGTGGCGATCACCTCGGTGGCGCGCTTCGAGATCTGCGCGCCCGAGTGCGTGATCTCGTCGACCGTGGCCGCCGTCTCCTGCACGGCCGCGAACTGCTGCTCGACCGAGGCCGCCTGCTCCTGCGCCGAGGCGCGGATCTCGGCCGCCGCCGCGTTCAGGTCGGCCGTCGCCGCCCGGTTGGTCCGCGCAAGGTCCGACAGCCCGGACACCATCGCGTTCAAGGTCCCCGCAAGACGGCCGACCTCGTCCTGCCGCCGGGCTTCGAGCTGTCCCGACAGGTCGCCGTCGCCGACCCGCTCCACAAAGCGCATGACGGTCTCCAGGGGCCGCACCACCGCGCGGCTGATCAGCCACGTGACGAGGAGCGCGAGCAGCACCGAGGCCGCCAGCGTCAGGTAGATCGAGAGGCGGGAGCGCTCGTAGACCGCCTGCGCGGCGCGCTGGCCGACCGCCATGCCGCCATCGAGCAGCGTCCTGAGCGTCTTGATCCCGCCCAGGAACGGCGCCTGAAGGCGGGTGATATCGTCGTTGCGGGATTCCACGGCGGCCGCGTCCTGCTTGGCGATCGCGGCGAACTGGGCCTCGCCCAGGGTCCGGACCTCGCCGAACGCGCTCTGCACGTCGGCCGCCGCCGCGGCGACCCGGTCCCAGGCGGCGGCGCGCTCCGAGGAGGCCGAGGAGGCCTGATACTCGGAGGCGAGTTGCGCGATGGCGGTGAGGCGGCCCTCGATCCGGTCGGCGGTCTGGCGCCAGGCGGCCAGGATGTCCTCGGAGCGGGCCTGCCGGCCCTGGGCCTGCGTCAGCATCGCGATCACGGCGTTGCGGCGCAGGAGTCCGAGGTCGCGGGCCTCGTTTCCGAGATCGTCGAGCTGGCGCAGCACAGCCATGTCGCGCCGGACGATCGCGTCGGCCGTGTCGCGCACCGCCCCGATCTGCGCCAGCGCGTAGAAGCCCAGCGCCACGATGACCACG
The sequence above is drawn from the Methylobacterium mesophilicum SR1.6/6 genome and encodes:
- a CDS encoding methyl-accepting chemotaxis protein encodes the protein MTLSIGRRILLGFFAVTVVIVALGFYALAQIGAVRDTADAIVRRDMAVLRQLDDLGNEARDLGLLRRNAVIAMLTQAQGRQARSEDILAAWRQTADRIEGRLTAIAQLASEYQASSASSERAAAWDRVAAAAADVQSAFGEVRTLGEAQFAAIAKQDAAAVESRNDDITRLQAPFLGGIKTLRTLLDGGMAVGQRAAQAVYERSRLSIYLTLAASVLLALLVTWLISRAVVRPLETVMRFVERVGDGDLSGQLEARRQDEVGRLAGTLNAMVSGLSDLARTNRAATADLNAAAAEIRASAQEQAASVEQQFAAVQETAATVDEITHSGAQISKRATEVIATAQATAQTSRQGLRAVSDTAKAMEAIREQAEAVAGNIVSLSEKTQTIGDIIGTVNDISERTHLLALNAAIEAAAAGESGLSFAVVASEMKLLADQAKAATGQVRGLLGEIQRGINTSVMLTEEAVKRAAAGKTRSDTTQRTIEEITARVEENVQTFQQIVASTNQQQLGIEQVMGALQNIRQASQQTAAGTRQVEAASANLTELAQALMALAERYRH
- a CDS encoding hybrid sensor histidine kinase/response regulator; this encodes MAEDIRQLLLAAFDVEHREHVAAIRAALGSTHPDWNDVFRRAHSLKGASRAVDLPAVEAVAHRLETLFEGVRTGATALDREAANAVHLALDRVEAYVAGLKGGAGPEMPADALDALGRLLGLPGAAPQAASVTELPAPPAPAPQTSDPAAARPPAPDTAPASPDASPPKPQAEPADPGTAFLRVPGEAVEALARATHDLASTLAGHAPAAEGLARLARLARDLRTGAEALAAGADAARPEWRSFAARVGSFAREITDLSRRQTTATSALEGAAARVRSAAERLALVPAETVLAPLARSLRETAREQGREVDIDLRGLDLPVERGTLQVLKDPLLHALRNALSHGWEPPEVRRAAGKPEVLGLRLEIAVRGSRLQVTVSDDGPGPNLARIEAAARERDLLAPDAPADPESLLRLVFEAGFSTAEAVDTLSGRGYGLSVAADAARQLLGTVRLEARAPAGTALVFSLPLSAARRSLLLVEAAGRSYALPGGAVERLLRLRRDALPVAMGRTILRLGEGDAATSHPVSELAQVLGAVPAPADPATLVAVVLRAGNGRVVLAVDRLHDVRTLLVLPAPDFGADPDLIAGTAVLPGDVPVLVLDPEGLAARASVGSAGTMAQAPRSTTHAPSRASARATILVVDDSITTRTLEKGILEAAGYRVVVCVDGQDALDRLRAEIEPVDLVLADVEMPRLDGFGLLQALRADERFARLPAILMTSRGDAADVARGLDLGADAYLTKQTFDQRQLLDTIGQLL